A single genomic interval of Armigeres subalbatus isolate Guangzhou_Male chromosome 1, GZ_Asu_2, whole genome shotgun sequence harbors:
- the LOC134212700 gene encoding uncharacterized protein LOC134212700: MLMAHNDDKQNIENQTCDAIIPHSTRSSSISAEPTLVPMGPTGKVFSLVLALLTSSLPSSTGDNNDSVPCGLPARELRRPLIVNGEAAPQAGEWPWHASLWHRVSQGTYVYVCGGTLLSELYVLTAGHCVSKDGNALNERLLTVQLGSVRQNLLIGGFPVQNVAVASNILHEDFAPRTFQADLALLALRTKVALNEFVRPICLPVGGGGTSDEEDLNGKQAVAIGFGMTEQAETADVLRKIRIPIVDYVTCLESNRKVFGTVLSAKVLCAGNLNGSTICNGDSGGGLFTEEDGGRWVLRGVISFTAQRGWNDTSCSLTDYSAFVNVAYYGDWIRYVLKNGDQRGFFNRSVGKVEETKVKVAKTMRISEKKCKEFRRKGLTIVRPANPSHYDFFQNDTYSQGESYTKTEYVHLYANKTLVGMVYFVSDKHAITTTEVVKDCTLEYVVCKTDHKAKVLKVFVHPGYREGSSDFNVAVVLTEPTDEFVWCLAAVSSVNLRVEGKKLLLSSIAREASSWVEFDSDQYLDIYRAAAVFNERRDEIIGLLQNSAGEPLVMTNTTAVLNWIESVVWNITYVKENVSHVAVRITEAKQPLRPSAAACKRYRLQGLTSVNPANPIHTENFKNATYQKSSGYEKSNYVGLYQNKVSLGVIYYLAEEYAITTGKVAINCSQPLDTCVTDHRQKVLQIEIHPKYDGGQSYNIALLRTTFANEFFVCLAVEPAVQLYYGGSRHRPLGAVLEDHPTWTEFESDLFVRIEPGYAVYTDRHDEIGGLLQNGSGEEVVVTNVTALLDWIEPIVWNEAASSIEPR, encoded by the exons ATGCTAATGGCACATAATGACGACAAACAGAATATTGAAAATCAAACATGCGATGCGATCATCCCCCATTCAACGCGATCCTCATCGATTAGTGCTGAACCAACGCTCGTACCGATGGGTCCCACCGGCAAAGTGTTTTCGCTAGTTCTCGCTCTTCTAACATCTTCCCTACCATCATCAACCGGCGACAACAACGATTCAGTGCCATGTGGTTTACCCGCCCGCGAACTACGCCGCCCACTGATTGTCAACGGGGAAGCGGCACCGCAAGCCGGCGAGTGGCCCTGGCACGCTTCCCTTTGGCACCGGGTGTCCCAAGGAACGTACGTGTACGTGTGCGGAGGAACGTTGCTGAGCGAGCTGTACGTCCTGACGGCGGGTCACTGCGTTTCCAAGGACGGGAATGCACTGAACGAGCGGTTGCTAACCGTCCAGCTGGGTTCGGTGCGGCAGAACTTGCTGATTGGTGGCTTTCCGGTGCAGAACGTTGCCGTGGCGAGCAACATCCTGCACGAGGACTTTGCTCCACGCACTTTTCAGGCGGATTTGGCGCTGCTGGCGCTGAGGACCAAGGTTGCGTTGAACGAATTTGTTCGCCCGATTTGTCTGCCGGTGGGCGGTGGAGGGACAAGTGATGAGGAGGACCTTAATGGAAAACAAGCGGTAGCGATTGGGTTCGGGATGACCGAGCAGGCAGAAACGGCGGACGTGCTGCGGAAGATACGGATTCCGATAGTGGACTATGTGACTTGTTTGGAGAGCAACAGGAAAGTGTTCGGGACGGTACTGTCGGCGAAAGTGTTGTGTGCCGGCAATTTGAACGGGAGTACGATCTGCAATGGGGACAGTGGAGGTGGGTTGTTCACAGAGGAAGATGGTGGAAGGTGGGTTTTGCGAGGGGTGATCAGCTTCACTGCGCAACGGGGGTGGAACGATACGAGTTGCAGTTTGACGGACTACTCGGCGTTTGTGAATGTTGCTTACTACGGCGATTGGATCCGGTATGTTTTGAAAAACGGAGATCAACGTGGATTCTTCAACCGAAGTGTAGGAAAAGTCGAGGAAACCAAAGTAAAGGTAGCAAAGACCATGCGTATCAGCGAAAAGA AATGCAAGGAGTTTCGACGGAAGGGTTTGACCATAGTAAGACCAGCAAATCCGAGTCAT TacgattttttccaaaacgacaCTTATTCTCAAGGGGAATCCTACACAAAGACCGAATATGTACATTTGTACGCTAATAAAACTTTGGTCGGAATGGTGTACTTTGTCAGTGACAAACATGCGATTACGACTACTGAAGTGGTGAAAGATTGTACCCTGGAGTACGTAGTCTGCAAAACCGATCATAAGGCCAAAGTTCTAAAGGTTTTCGTACATCCTGGATATCGTGAAGGCAGTAGCGACTTCAATGTGGCAGTAGTTCTCACAGAGCCTACAGATGA ATTTGTTTGGTGCCTCGCTGCAGTCTCTTCAGTGAACTTAC GGGTAGAAGGCAAGAAGCTACTGCTGAGTTCAATTGCCCGCGAAGCCTCCAGTTGGGTTGAGTTTGACTCGGATCAGTACCTGGACATATATCGGGCAGCTGCCGTCTTTAACGAACGTCGGGATGAGATCATTGGATTGCTACAGAACTCGGCCGGAGAACCGCTGGTGATGACTAACACAACGGCTGTCCTAAATTGGATCGAATCTGTGGTGTGGAACATTACGTATGTAAAGGAAAATGTTAGCCACGTTGCGGTAAGAATAACTGAAGCGAAGCAACCGCTCCGGCCGAGTGCGGCGGCTTGTAAGCGTTACCGACTGCAAGGTTTGACAAGTGTGAATCCAGCAAATCCGATCCAT ACAGAGAACTTCAAGAATGCGACATATCAGAAATCCAGCGGTTACGAGAAATCCAACTACGTTGGGCTTTATCAGAATAAGGTTTCACTCGGAGTGATATACTATCTGGCCGAAGAATACGCAATTACGACTGGGAAAGTGGCAATCAACTGCTCACAGCCGTTGGACACTTGCGTGACGGATCATCGCCAAAAGGTTCTGCAGATTGAGATTCACCCGAAGTATGATGGCGGGCAAAGTTACAACATCGCTCTGCTTCGAACAACTTTTGCAAATGA ATTCTTTGTTTGCCTAGCAGTTGAACCTGCCGTTCAGTTAT ACTATGGCGGCAGCAGACACCGACCTCTGGGTGCGGTCCTCGAAGATCATCCAACCTGGACAGAATTCGAGTCGGATCTGTTCGTTCGCATTGAACCAGGATATGCCGTTTACACCGATCGTCATGATGAAATTGGGGGTCTACTGCAGAACGGATCCGGCGAAGAAGTTGTAGTGACCAACGTCACTGCCCTGCTGGATTGGATCGAACCCATTGTGTGGAATGAGGCGGCATCGTCGATTGAACCTCGCTGA